The Nothobranchius furzeri strain GRZ-AD chromosome 6, NfurGRZ-RIMD1, whole genome shotgun sequence genome includes a region encoding these proteins:
- the mamdc4 gene encoding apical endosomal glycoprotein has protein sequence MLRRRCSAFLLLLSFQLAAGSLQCEAPEGRCDFVCDCGDCSDEHNCGYAGRTFQCDFEDAGLCGWTAEPLSQTYTWETRQGEDTLPDSGPPSDYTTGTAMGRFMAVSAVNAESPETAVLVSPEMKQSSPTCRLRLRYFLFDSGHTGLGSAPLWASILHQDSRQAVVWRPESSSVRSWREATIFLGRVSSSFRIRLHSQRSEGSKGDVAIDQLEFLGCALPQPIPGEACPAGMFACHHRGCVSQLQVCDASDDCGDGKDEERCDFYHRCDFENDLCGWDLRSISKLKWIRTSQEKISRSDPLKGPGRDHSSNTASGHFLYVTVPDAGLTSDWAAFQSPPLQPTNSSHPCKMVMYTHQFGPRSGGLTVLVSHRQIQPVWESGGALGDVWVKAAVDIVSNETFQILIMAAIRDFEYGGIAVDSIVLSPGCQNSSDNNTLEAFPRPPKHPCTDDPNQMCDFHADCAGGEDEARCGDFWSSEGSSGWTDTSIGSQSWALHKNFTSKEEYLYVTEAPGQQLTEAQTRTPLLGPTGPACNLTFDFALSGTSDHIGDLSIRVIDSMLGPGPKLWEFGGRTGAEEDAWKHAHILIGVRKHRFQLVLEARAVKIQPSATIKVRNVHFVGCHAKYFPSAPTGLSCNFEEGLCGWYQDNSDDFDWSVLSGMDHTIGVGRSLSVDMWSESLRGAFGRLLSFPQSPGPTDYCLSFFYKLYGPNAGALNVKLTDLYGAEILLWTRSGAHGNAWHEAQCPVPHQLATFQLVFEAVRSGFDGRVAVDDMTFLNRPCTIPRMCSFEGQNCGYTGSGKIRFLHRNGHGSSTTGPKTDHTLGTELGYYMMVNTDAAILPPGTAAVLTSPVRQGTTRTECVNFWYHMGGEKPGFFSVFMKTETGDRVQIFYDSLNQGDDWRHGNSNISGGLVNWQLEFEVFGAGGKNTHVAVDDIYLSAHPCEDQGSRCSLEKGMCSWSNTPNHQQDKLDWERTSPEAETHYPTPTEDHTLGSDKGHFLFLPSSTRTAASQNAWLLSPHLPPAKVTCLRFWAYKPHSSDGQLKVWKLSGGLLHQLLLLSQLGGPWKRFDINITSSEEYQIVFEGIKGTSGVVALDDIEYVIGSDCSKKSPESASNQRNDAGGIAAAVIVVLLLIGLLVFLLVFYLRTKPRSQTETDSTVGFSNKAYESDHTHSSQARAQDVE, from the exons CTGCTGGTTCTCTACAATGCGAGGCTCCTGAGGGGAGATGTGATTTTGTGTGTGACTGCGGTGACTGCAGCGATGAGCACAACTGTG GCTACGCAGGAAGAACCTTTCAGTGTGACTTTGAGGATGCGGGACTTTGTGGATGGACGGCCGAGCCTTTGAGCCAAACATACACATGGGAGACACGTCAGGGGGAGGACACGCTGCCCGACAGTGGGCCTCCATCTGATTACACCACCGGCACGGCTATGG GAAGGTTCATGGCCGTGAGTGCGGTGAATGCAGAATCTCCTGAGACAGCGGTGTTGGTCTCCCCAGAGATGAAACAGTCTTCACCAACATGTCGGCTGCGTCTCAGATACTTCCTGTTTGATTCAG GTCACACAGGTTTAGGATCTGCACCTCTGTGGGCGTCCATCCTTCACCAGGACTCTCGGCAGGCGGTGGTTTGGCGCCCTGAGAGCTCCAGTGTGCGTAGCTGGAGGGAAGCCACCATCTTTCTTGGCCGCGTTTCCTCATCGTTTCGCATCCGCCTTCACTCGCAGCGCTCCGAGGGAAGTAAGGGAGACGTAGCCATAGACCAGCTGGAGTTCCTGGGCTGTGCTCTGCCTC AACCCATTCCTGGGGAGGCGTGTCCAGCAGGGATGTTCGCGTGTCATCACAGAGGCTGTGTGAGTCAGCTGCAGGTCTGTGATGCCAGTGATGACTGTGGTGATGGGAAGGACGAGGAACGCTGTG ATTTCTACCACCGGTGTGACTTTGAGAATGACCTGTGTGGTTGGGACCTGAGGTCCATTTCCAAACTGAAATGGATAAGAACGAGTCAGGAGAAGATCTCTAGATCTGACCCTCTGAAAGGTCCTGGCAGAGATCACTCCAGCAACACGGCGTCAG GTCACTTCCTGTATGTCACCGTCCCTGATGCTGGCCTCACCTCTGACTGGGCGGCCTTCCAGAGTCCACCCCTGCAACCTACCAATAGCTCACATCCGTGCAAG ATGGTGATGTACACTCACCAGTTCGGCCCCAGGTCCGGAGGTCTGACGGTTCTGGTGTCGCATCGTCAAATCCAGCCGGTGTGGGAGAGTGGCGGAGCTTTAGGGGACGTGTGGGTGAAGGCGGCGGTGGACATCGTGTCCAACGAAACTTTTCAG ATCCTGATCATGGCAGCAATCCGAGACTTTGAATATGGCGGCATCGCCGTCGACAGCATCGTGTTGTCCCCCGGCTGCCAAAACTCATCTG ACAATAACACCCTGGAGGCGTTCCCCAGACCTCCAAAACACCCGTGCACCGATGATCCAAACCAGATGTGTGACTTTCACGCTGACTGTGCCGGAGGAGAAGACGAAGCCAGATGTG GCGACTTCTGGAGCTCGGAGGGTAGCTCAGGCTGGACTGACACCAGCATCGGGAGTCAAAGTTGGGCGCTGCATAAAAACTTCACAAGTAAAG AGGAGTACCTGTATGTAACCGAGGCTCCGGGCCAGCAGCTGACTGAGGCCCAGACCCGGACCCCTCTCCTGGGCCCCACCGGTCCAGCCTGCAACCTGACTTTTGATTTTGCTCTTTCTGGGACTTCAGATCATATTG GTGACCTATCCATCAGGGTGATTGACAGCATGCTGGGTCCGGGGCCCAAGCTGTGGGAGTTCGGAGGAAGAACGGGAGCAGAGGAGGATGCCTGGAAGCACGCTCATATCCTTATTGGAGTCAGGAAACACCGCTTCCAG CTGGTGTTGGAAGCCCGCGCCGTGAAAATTCAGCCTAGCGCTACAATCAAAGTGAGGAACGTTCACTTCGTTGGCTGTCACGCTAAATATTTCCCATCAGCACCAACAG GGTTGTCGTGTAACTTTGAAGAGGGATTGTGCGGATGGTATCAAGACAACAGCGACGACTTTGACTGGTCTGTGCTGAGCGGGATGGACCACACCATCGGAGTAG GCAGAAGCCTCTCTGTGGACATGTGGAGTGAATCTCTTCGTGGTGCGTTCGGGCGCTTGCTGTCATTCCCACAGTCACCAGGACCTACAGACTACTGCCTGTCCTTCTTCTACAAACTCTATGGGCCCAATGCAG GTGCTTTGAACGTGAAGCTGACCGACTTGTACGGTGCTGAGATCCTCCTGTGGACTCGTTCTGGAGCTCATGGCAACGCGTGGCACGAAGCTCAGTGCCCGGTCCCGCACCAGCTCGCCACCTTCCAG CTGGTCTTTGAAGCCGTCCGCTCTGGTTTCGACGGGCGCGTGGCCGTGGACGACATGACCTTCCTCAATCGTCCGTGTACCATACCACGGATGTGCTCCTTTGAAGGCCAGAACTGTGGATACACAGGATCTGGGAAAATCCGCTTTCTCCATCGAAACGGACACGGCAGCTCAACGACTGGCCCTAAAACCGACCACACCCTGGGGACTGAGCTGG GTTACTACATGATGGTTAACACCGACGCAGCCATCCTTCCACCCGGCACCGCCGCTGTGCTCACCTCCCCCGTTCGACAGGGAACCACCAGAACTGAGTGTGTGAACTTCTGGTACCACATGGGTGGAGAGAAACCTG GTTTCTTCTCCGTGTTCATGAAGACGGAGACAGGAGACCGAGTCCAGATCTTTTATGACAGTCTGAATCAGGGAGACGACTGGCGCCATGGCAACAGCAACATCTCCGGTGGCCTTGTGAACTGGCAG TTGGAGTTCGAGGTGTTTGGAGCCGGAGGCAAAAACACTCATGTAGCAGTCGATGACATCTACCTGTCGGCTCACCCGTGTGAGGATCAAG GATCCCGGTGCAGCCTGGAGAAAGGAATGTGCAGCTGGAGCAACACTCCGAACCACCAACAGGACAAACTGGACTGGGAGCGGACGAGTCCCGAGGCGGAGACGCACTATCCCACCCCGACCGAGGACCACACCCTGGGATCGGATAAAG GTCACTTTCTCTTCCTTCCGAGCAGCACCAGGACAGCAGCCAGTCAGAACGCTTGGCTGCTGAGCCCTCACCTGCCCCCAGCTAAGGTCACCTGTCTGAGATTCTGGGCCTACAAACCCCATTCAT CGGACGGCCAGCTGAAGGTCTGGAAGCTCTCTGGAGGTCTtctccatcagctgctgctgctgagccaACTGGGAGGACCTTGGAAACGCTTCGACATAAACATCACGTCTTCTGAGGAGTACCAG ATTGTCTTTGAGGGGATCAAAGGAACCTCAGGCGTCGTTGCTCTGGATGATATTGAGTACGTAATCGGGAGCGACTGTTCTAAAAAAAGCCCAGAATCGG CTTCCAACCAACGGAACGATGCAGGAGGGATCGCAGCAGCTGTGATTGTGGTTCTGCTGCTGATCGGACTGTTGGTCTTCCTGCTGGTCTTCTACCTTCGGACCAAACCGAGATCCCAGACTGAAACCGATTCTACCGTCGGCTTCAGTAACAAAGCTTATGAGTCAGACCACACA CACTCCTCTCAGGCCCGAGCCCAGGATGTGGAATAA